CCGTCGTGATAGTCGAAGACGTACTCATGGGTCATGGCAGCGAAGACCAGGTAGCCGCCGGTGGTATGCAGCACCCCTTTCGGCGCCCCGGTGGAACCGGAGGTATAGAGCATGAACAGCGGATCCTCCGCGTTCATCGGCTCTGCCGGGCAATCCGCCGAGGCACTCTTCATCAGGTCTTCATAGCGCGCGTCGCGACTCTCGTCCCAGGGCACATCGCCACCGGTACGGGTCACGACAACCACGCGCTCAACATCCGGCACCTTGTCACTTTCGAGCGCCTTGTCGACATTCTTCTTCAACGGGATGGTGCGACCACCGCGAACACCTTCGTCGGCGGTAATGACGAAGCGGGACTTGCCGTTCTGGATCCTGGCGCCCAGGGCTTCCGGCGAGAAGCCGCCGAAGACCACCGAATGGATCGCGCCGATGCGGGCACAGGCCAGCATGGCTACGGCCGTCTCGACAATCATCGGCATGTAGATGGTAACCACGTCGCCTTTGCTGACGCCGAGAGTCTTGAGGACGTTGGCGAACTTACAGGTCTCCGCGTGGAGTTCGCGGTAGGTGATATGACGGGAGACGCTGGGATCATCCCCTTCGAAGATGATGGCTGTCTGGTCGCCACGCTTTTCCAGGTGGCGGTCCAGGCAGTTCACCGAAGCATTCAGCTCCCCATCCTCGAACCACTTGATGGAGAGGTTGTCATAGTCGTAGGTCGTATTCTTGACCTTGGTGTAGGGTTTGCTCCATTCGAGCCGCTTGCCGTGCTCGCCCCAGAAACCTTCCGGGTCCTTGATGGAGCGCTCGTACATCTCATCGTATTTCGCGCGATCGACCAGTGCCTGTTTCTTGAACGACTCAGTCACTGGATAAACTTGCTGATGTTGTTCTGTCATCGTGCTCCCCTTCATTTGTGGATCAGCTTTTCGTTTGTCGTTATTGGAATCTCTGGAACCGCTGAAACGCCTGTGCGAGGCACTCATCAGGCGGCTATGCCAGCCTGGGGTCCGGGCCTACCCTGACGTGCGTGCTTTTTCTTCTAAGGACAGACCACTATATTTAGTCCGATAGTTCACCACGGCACAACAGGCCGGTTGAATTAGACTAACGTCCTATTATTGCGAAACTTTATGCCCCTCGGGAGTGATTCCGGCGTGACTCCGTTATGGGCCAGCAAGACTCCTGGAAGACTTGATATCACTGTATCAGCATAACGGTTCGGGATGCAGACCCAAACCTGGACACTGGCCGAAGCCCGCTGTAACGGAGGGGGAAGACACTGGTAGGAGAAAGCCCCAGGTCGCGCGGACCCGGGGTGTATCAGAAGACTCAGGCCGCTTTGCGTTCCTTGCGGGTCTTGAGTCGGTAGAGTTTACGCTCGCTGAGCGCATACTTATTAAGACCGGCCATGTGAATCTTGCGCAGGTAGGTCGGCCAGTCCACCCGACGGGCATCCACCGGGAACAGCGCCTGGTCATGCTCGCCCATGCGCTGGGACAATTCCAAAAGTCGGTCGTTATGGAAGATATAATCCGGCGCGGTATAGAAACCGAAGATGGTCGCCAGCGATAGGGTGGTATCGATGTTGCGCAGGGAACGCATTTCCCGCTCGCTCCCGATCAGCTTCATCGCCTGATTCATGACCTGCAGCGGCATCCGCGCACCGGTGATCACGGCACCGAACAGGCGGCGGTTGACGGCGATAAACGGTTTGCGCGGGCGGCGATAGAACAGGCGGTCATACGATGCGTAATTTTCCTTCGCCTCCACCATCAGATGGTCGATGAACTCGCCCAGCGTAATCGGGTTGCCGGAGCCACTGCAGCACTGATAGATCCGGTGCTGGATCGGCTCGACCAGCGCTTCCGCCATGGAAAGGATAATACTGTTGGCGACCAGGTCGGCAGGAATAACGTCGATAATGCCATTACGCTTGCCCGGGAACAGGGCAACCTTCTCGCGAGCGTATGCCAGGATAATAGCGTCTGCCACCTTGACGCCTTCGATCCAGCCCGGCGCTGGCTCTTCCAGCGCACTCTCGATAATCGACGGGCGCAGGATGGTCAATGGCGACCCCTGGAGCCCCCTGCCCAATAGTTGTTCGCCCATCCACTTGGTGAAGGTGTAGGTGTCGCTCCAGCCGTAACGGTTGGCCTCGCGGATGCCCAATTCAACCAGCTTCTTCTCCAGTACCTGGCCGGAATAACGGGACTTCACATCCGCAATCTTGTCCTGGAGGAGGTGGATCAGCTCTTCCACCTCGTACAGACCGTCGTCACCGCGTGCGATATTCCCCTTGGCCGGCCGCACGACATCCTCATGCGCCTGACCGGCATTCATACCGTTGACATAGCAGGTGGAGACCTGGATGACGGGAATCTGTCCACCCGTTTTCGACAGGTCAACGATATTGCGCAGACACAGGGCGTTGATCTCCAGTGCCTTGTCCAACTCCTCACGGAAGTTGACGCTCGCCGCAGAGTTGATCACAACATCGAGGCGGTCCGCCAACTGCTCGAAACGGGATTCGGTCAGACCAAAATGTGGCGCCGTAACCTCGCCGGTAACGCAGTGCACCTTTTGCTCGATGAAGGCGTCGAACCCGTCCGGATCATCAAGCTTCAGGCGTTCGAACACAGAGGAACAGGCAATCTCGTTAAGGAACCGGTCGTGCGCGTTGGGATGGCGGCGATTGCCACGAATCAGCAGGTGAATACCACCAATGTCCGGCACGGCCCGGACCAGCTTCTCAAGCACCACCTTGCCCAGAAAACCGGTGGTGCCGGTAATCAGAACGTGCTTCCCTTTCAGCGCCTTCAGAACATTCGAACTGGGCTGTTCGACGGTGTGTGGCATGGCGGAACTCCTTCTCGAAAAAAATGGTATTAGGCAGAAAAACAGTCCTGTTTTCCCGTTAAGAATAAGTCAGAGAATGCATCAACCACGCCAATTACCGGTGTGTTGGCATGGCGAAAACTGCCTGGATTTTGTAAGTCGCTGAATTCGCGCGAAGGATTATCAGGCAACAGCACCAGATGCTCGGGCACGGCCGTAAAAACGTAACGACTGCCAATGACCTCGGGGGCCATTTTACGGTGCACGCCGTGACAAATAGGTGACCTGAAGCAAGAAAATGATTCAGGACTGCATCAAATCCCCAGAATGTGACGCGGTGAGAGCCAGAGCCTCTCCACCCGACGACAAGCGCCCTTGTGGCGTCGCCTATCACCACAAATGTCGAGCACCATTATGGGATTCGAAAACCATTATGAAAGAAAGATGACGAGGAAAATACGTCAGTAAACTCTACTTTTGCGCATCCGGCTTGCCGCGTGTAATACGGTCCAGCCAGGCATCCAGGGAGAGGTGGTCGGGCTGATCCTGTAGCGCCCGTAGGAGGGCCTCCTGGCTGCCAAACCGGACTTCGTCGTAACGAGGTTCGGGGCTTTCGACCGGTAGCTCGGGCAGCTTGGGCGAAGCCGCGGGCGCAGGATCGATCTGACCGGCCAAATGGCGGAGATGGCTGGCAAACTGACTGCGCTGGCCTGGTGGAAGCCGATCCCAATGCATCGACGCCAATCCGGTCTGGAGGATTTCCATCATGTCCTCGTCCATGGTGCGTCCGAGCAGGGCAATACAGCGAGTCAGTGCTTCATAGCGCTGAACGGGGGGCGTGTCTGCTGCAGCGATTAGAGTTTCCATCTCAGTAGACCAGTTGTGCCACCGGGTAGCTGTATCCGGCGCTTTCTCCTGATCTTGCGAGTCGCCTCTATACCTCTCGTCTTCCTTACCGCCGGCGCCTTCCTTTGGATTTGCTCCTGCGACTGTACCAGCCTTTGCCGGATCCATACCGCTGGGACCCGCGGGCTTCGCCTGCTGACGCTCCGCAAGTCGGTTCCAATAGGCCGCGAAGCCTGCACGGCGCGGTTCGATCTGTTCGAACCGGACCTTGAGCATATCCGCCAGCACACGGAACTGCCGACAGGAGGGGTCCGACTCCGCCAGCAACGCCACCGGCCGCTGGATCGATACCGCCTGGCGTATGGTTTCATCACGCCAGATCGCTCCGAGATAATGCGGCACTATATCGACGTGGCGCTGCAGTGCCGCACGGAACCGCTGAAAGATGGACTGCGCCTGACTGGCCCCATGGGCCATATTGACCAGCACGCTTGGCGTCCTTCGGTAGCCCCGGCGCTTGAGCACCTTGATCAGGGAAAAGGCATCGGTAAGGGACGTGGGGTCCGGCGTTACCACCACACAGGCCAGCGCTGCGCTGGCAATCATGTGGATAACGTTGGCCTGCAG
The window above is part of the Marinobacter nanhaiticus D15-8W genome. Proteins encoded here:
- a CDS encoding fatty acyl-CoA reductase codes for the protein MPHTVEQPSSNVLKALKGKHVLITGTTGFLGKVVLEKLVRAVPDIGGIHLLIRGNRRHPNAHDRFLNEIACSSVFERLKLDDPDGFDAFIEQKVHCVTGEVTAPHFGLTESRFEQLADRLDVVINSAASVNFREELDKALEINALCLRNIVDLSKTGGQIPVIQVSTCYVNGMNAGQAHEDVVRPAKGNIARGDDGLYEVEELIHLLQDKIADVKSRYSGQVLEKKLVELGIREANRYGWSDTYTFTKWMGEQLLGRGLQGSPLTILRPSIIESALEEPAPGWIEGVKVADAIILAYAREKVALFPGKRNGIIDVIPADLVANSIILSMAEALVEPIQHRIYQCCSGSGNPITLGEFIDHLMVEAKENYASYDRLFYRRPRKPFIAVNRRLFGAVITGARMPLQVMNQAMKLIGSEREMRSLRNIDTTLSLATIFGFYTAPDYIFHNDRLLELSQRMGEHDQALFPVDARRVDWPTYLRKIHMAGLNKYALSERKLYRLKTRKERKAA
- a CDS encoding MinD/ParA family ATP-binding protein, encoding MKDSSKRSSGHPRILAITGGKGGVGKTSVALNLALVLARQGNRVLLLDGDTDLANVTIMLGQYPGRTLEHVLKGECSLEQAIFEAPFGLHVLPGASGVERCMGISAADRLSIFRGLAAFEKRYDYILIDTAAGLQANVIHMIASAALACVVVTPDPTSLTDAFSLIKVLKRRGYRRTPSVLVNMAHGASQAQSIFQRFRAALQRHVDIVPHYLGAIWRDETIRQAVSIQRPVALLAESDPSCRQFRVLADMLKVRFEQIEPRRAGFAAYWNRLAERQQAKPAGPSGMDPAKAGTVAGANPKEGAGGKEDERYRGDSQDQEKAPDTATRWHNWSTEMETLIAAADTPPVQRYEALTRCIALLGRTMDEDMMEILQTGLASMHWDRLPPGQRSQFASHLRHLAGQIDPAPAASPKLPELPVESPEPRYDEVRFGSQEALLRALQDQPDHLSLDAWLDRITRGKPDAQK